One window from the genome of Rariglobus hedericola encodes:
- a CDS encoding GNAT family N-acetyltransferase, translating into MTIRDLALADIPPCARLFTDVFSNPPWSEHWTETSALRRLDDCARTPHFLGLLVEDERGLCGFAFGYSQYYLDEQHYYLLELCIDTARQRQGVGGALLTALKGKAIESGISRLYTLTARDTPAQDFYAKHGFYVSPKMIMMAHRL; encoded by the coding sequence ATGACCATTCGCGACCTCGCCCTCGCCGACATTCCGCCCTGCGCACGACTCTTCACAGACGTTTTCTCCAATCCGCCGTGGAGCGAACACTGGACAGAGACCTCGGCTCTTCGGCGTCTGGATGATTGCGCGCGCACCCCGCACTTTCTCGGACTTCTCGTCGAGGATGAACGCGGACTGTGCGGCTTCGCCTTCGGCTATTCCCAATACTATCTCGACGAGCAGCACTATTACCTGCTCGAGCTATGCATCGACACCGCCCGGCAACGGCAAGGCGTGGGCGGCGCTTTGTTGACCGCGTTGAAGGGCAAAGCCATTGAATCCGGCATCTCACGTCTTTACACGCTCACGGCTCGCGACACTCCCGCGCAGGATTTTTATGCAAAACACGGTTTCTACGTGAGTCCCAAGATGATCATGATGGCCCACCGCCTGTAA